Proteins encoded by one window of Oncorhynchus gorbuscha isolate QuinsamMale2020 ecotype Even-year unplaced genomic scaffold, OgorEven_v1.0 Un_scaffold_99:::fragment_4:::debris, whole genome shotgun sequence:
- the LOC124019455 gene encoding extracellular calcium-sensing receptor-like: MRLSPAPALDPSLAGSLVLLHLAVVAGGLAWLSSASVSASGLESVRCRLQGTPRPPAFSQDGDFVIGGVFSIHYYMHTVDHSYTSLPEPLQCTGRMDSRELRFSRTMIFAVEEINNSSHLLPGVTLGYQVHDSCASVPMAVKVAFQLANGLDPMFDTGQQCSGSATVTAIVGESGSTPTISMLRITGPFGIPQVSHSSTCACLSDKKQYPTFFRTIPSDQFQAAALANLIRHFGWTWIGAVRSDSDYGNNGMAAFLQAAQEEGICVEYSEAFYRTNPLSRVQRVADVIRSSTAQVVVAFVASGDMRILLEEMERLPSPPRQWIGSESWVTDPDMLRFGLCAGAIGFGIQRSVIPGLRDFLLDLSPQKVSNSLLLTEFWEGAFGCRLRIGTSSTGVGVEEKVCDGSEDIQQLQAPYTDTSQLRVTNMVYKAVYAIAHAIHSIVCEERENSTVNCDKNLNVKPTQVLERLRSVNFSRNGYQVSFDSNGDPVATYELVNWQIRESGKMEFVTVGRYDASLPPDQRLDMEREITWVKNSTEVPVSVCSERCPPGTRKAVQKGKPVCCYDCIQCADGEISNNTDSSDCLICPEEYWPNAERDLCILKPVEFLSFHEVLGIILTACSMGGVCLAIATATVFYRHRTSAIVRANNSELSFLLLFSLALCFLCSLTFIGRPSEWSCMLRHTAFGITFVLCISCVLGKTIVVLMAFRATLPASNVMKWFGPPQQRLTVVSFTFVQALICTLWLVLSPPFPIKNLTTYKEKIILECDVGSAIGFWAVMGYIGLLSLLCFVLAFLARKLPDNFNEAKFITFSMLIFCAVWITFIPAYVSSPGKFTVAVEIFAIITSSFGLFFLLFVPKCFIILFRPEKNTKKHLMEKTSNDKRY; encoded by the exons ATGAGGCTCTCTCCGGCTCCTGCTCTGGATCCAAGTTTGGCTGGTAGTCTGGTTCTACTACATCTAGCTGTGGTGGCTGGTGGGCTTGCCTGGCTCtcgtctgcctctgtctctgcctctgggCTGGAGTCTGTCAGATGCAGACTCCAAGGCACCCCTCGTCCTCCGGCGTTCTCCCAGGACGGGGACTTTGTCATCGGGGGTGTTTTCTCCATCCATTACTATATGCACACTGTGGATCACAGCTACACCAGCCTGCCTGAGCCCCTGCAGTGCACAGGGAG AATGGATTCCCGTGAGTTACGCTTCTCGCGTACCATGATCTTCGCAGTTGAGGAGATAAACAACAGTTCACACCTGCTACCGGGTGTCACCCTTGGTTATCAAGTACACGACTCCTGTGCCTCGGTTCCTATGGCCGTGAAAGTGGCCTTCCAACTGGCTAACGGCCTGGACCCAATGTTTGATACCGGACAACAGTGCTCGGGGTCGGCTACAGTGACAGCTATCGTGGGCGAGTCTGGCTCCACGCCAACTATCAGCATGTTGCGCATCACCGGCCCTTTCGGCATTCCACAG GTGAGTCACTCTTCCACCTGTGCGTGTCTGAGTGATAAGAAACAGTATCCAACCTTCTTCAGAACCATCCCCAGTGATCAGTTCCAGGCTGCCGCTCTGGCAAACCTCATCAGGCACTTCGGCTGGACCTGGATTGGGGCGGTCCGTTCCGACTCTGACTACGGTAATAACGGGATGGCTGCTTTCCTACAGGCAGCACAAGAGGAAGGCATCTGTGTGGAGTATTCTGAAGCCTTCTACCGTACCAACCCACTCAGCAGAGTGCAACGGGTGGCCGACGTAATCCGCAG CTCCACAGCCCAGGTGGTGGTTGCATTCGTAGCCTCTGGGGACATGAGGATCCTGCTGGAGGAGATGGAACGCCTGCCCTCTCCGCCCCGCCAGTGGATCGGGAGTGAGTCCTGGGTCACTGACCCAGATATGTTGCGCTTCGGACTGTGTGCCGGGGCCATCGGATTTGGCATCCAACGCTCTGTCATCCCCGGCCTCAGGGACTTCCTCCTGGACCTCTCCCCACAGAAGGTGTCCAACTCTCTCCTGCTAACTGAGTTCTGGGAGGGAGCATTTGGCTGCAGGCTGAGGATAg ggaccTCATCAACAGGTGTTGGGGTTGAAGAGAAGGTGTGTGATGGCAGTGAGGATATACAACAGCTACAGGCCCCCTACACAGATACATCCCAGCTGCGTGTCACTAACATGGTGTATAAAGCTGTTTATGCCATAGCACACGCCATCCACAGTATCGTTTGTGAAGAGAGAGAAAACTCCACTGTGAACTGTGACAAAAACCTAAATGTGAAGCCAACACAG GTCCTGGAGAGATTGAGGAGTGTGAACTTCTCTCGTAACGGGTACCAGGTGTCTTTCGATTCCAACGGGGACCCAGTGGCCACCTATGAGCTTGTCAACTGGCAGATACGGGAGAGTGGGAAGATGGAGTTTGTGACAGTGGGGCGCTATGATGCGTCCCTGCCTCCTGACCAGAGGCTTGACATGGAGAGGGAAATCACCTGGGTAAAGAACAGTACGGAAGTACCTGTGTCAGTTTGCAGTGAGAGATGTCCCCCAGGCACTCGTAAGGCTGTACAGAAAGGAAAGCCTGTATGCTGTTATGACTGTATCCAATGTGCAGATGGAGAGATCAGTAATAACACAG ATTCTTCAGACTGTCTGATCTGTCCAGAAGAGTACTGGCCCAACGCTGAGAGAGACCTCTGTATCCTTAAACCTGTGGAGTTCCTGTCCTTCCACGAGGTCCTCGGAATCATCCTGACTGCCTGCTCTATGGGCGGGGTTTGTCTGGCCATCGCCACGGCAACTGTCTTCTACCGCCACCGAACTTCGGCCATCGTCAGGGCCAACAACTCTGAGCTGAGCTTCCTACTGCTCTTCTCCTTGGCTCTGTGTTTTCTGTGTTCTCTTACTTTCATTGGCCGGCCCTCTGAATGGTCCTGTATGCTGCGTCACACAGCGTTTGGGATCACCTTCGTCCTCTGCATCTCTTGTGTTCTGGGGAAAACAATAGTGGTGTTGATGGCCTTCAGGGCTACACTTCCAGCCAGTAATGTCATGAAATGGTTTGgtcctccacagcagagattgacTGTAGTGTCCTTCACGTTTGTCCAGGCTTTGATATGCACTCTGTGGTTGGTCCtgtcccctcccttccccatcaAAAACCTCACTACCTACAAGGAAAAGATAATTCTAGAGTGTGATGTGGGTTCAGCTATTGGATTCTGGGCTGTAATGGGCTATATAGGACTCCTGTCTCTCTTGTGCTTTGTGCTGGCTTTTCTGGCTCGGAAGCTGCCGGATAACTTCAACGAGGCCAAATTCATCACCTTCAGCATGCTCATATTCTGTGCAGTCTGGATCACCTTTATCCCAGCTTATGTCAGCTCTCCTGGAAAGTTCACTGTAGCTGTGGAGATCTTTGCCATCATCACCTCTAGCTTTGGGTTGTTCTTTCTATTATTTGTTCCTAAATGCTTTATTATTCTGTTCAGGCCGGAGAAGAACACCAAGAAACACCTCATGGAGAAGACATCCAATGATAAACGTTATTAA